A region from the Maniola jurtina chromosome 20, ilManJurt1.1, whole genome shotgun sequence genome encodes:
- the LOC123876010 gene encoding general odorant-binding protein 1-like produces MIRRVAVLALCGLIGSLQATVEVMKDVTLGFGEALQHCREESQLSEDKMEEFFHFWRDDFKFEDRELGCAIKCMSAHFNLLTDSHRMHHENTDNFIKSFPNGEVLSQQMVQLIHECEQQHDAEEDHCWRILRVAECFKHACQRRGIAPTMEMLMAEFIMESETR; encoded by the exons ATGATTAGAAGGGTGGCGGTTCTGGCGCTATGTGGCCTGATCGGCAGTCTGCAGGCCACTGTGGAAGTCATGAAGGACGTCACTCTCGGGTTCGGAGAAGCTCTGCAGCACTGTAGAGAGGAA AGTCAGTTGTCCGAGGACAAGATGGAGGAGTTCTTCCACTTCTGGCGCGACGACTTCAAGTTCGAGGACCGCGAGCTGGGCTGCGCCATCAAGTGCATGAGCGCGCACTTCAACCTGCTCACCGACTCGCACCGCATGCACCACGAGAACACCGACAACTTCATCAAGTCCTTCCCCAACG GCGAGGTGCTGTCGCAGCAGATGGTGCAGCTGATCCACGAGTGCGAGCAGCAGCACGACGCGGAGGAGGACCACTGCTGGCGCATCCTGCGCGTGGCGGAGTGCTTCAAGCACGCGTGCCAGCGCCGCGGCATCGCACCCACCATGGAGATGCTCATGGCCGAGTTCATCATGGAGTCCGAGACGCGCTGA